One stretch of Gouania willdenowi chromosome 16, fGouWil2.1, whole genome shotgun sequence DNA includes these proteins:
- the znf576.1 gene encoding zinc finger protein 576, tandem duplicate 1 yields the protein MAKGTKQQKPTQIQKPKPAKLPMFKKKKQTKKVQKEQAKSQKGEKTKADLVEEERGERVDILNSHLTQDCLLLLKGHKQPQLKVYKLDPSKASGQAPDPMTHELQTNTQSDGKQQNHPIGESLALGKKKGGRTKTNHKALSLLSSLKNSCKTPETPTTKPKTTRKRKSSSKLEIEGIITSSKRSLDCKECGEMFSDVSSLQKHKTTTHVVESPSLTYTNGNIFEGVSNVNLYQLPKSPRQCVGVMSTATDWDTEPEIAMEDREQNLSFPALIPSPSLTIPPAILQSNCFDDTGGPATDTNQQSHTSPELDLSTVKTQNTLLNSPPQLSLNSSSKTSESVKTKELVSPVDEKLEQRSAIKLTSVSEVVAAIDDDLKEELLLDVNLVTVGEKTEDEDSTCDGVSIPQNKSNEFECDSREQGPAKDQPVQSLASQTVSCSINRVEVKEEEEELLVQRKKVRGKRAVKDKEPGGMRRGKKSLRKDVATKQALIGNSDKEMNSEKKHGECRVVFEKHPAILGSDQETDANNTTATLLPSTSSACDCSHDEEQVVFELKSVTTSVHEVMNKSGLPGGEEHNRASDQSPLITLEKFLASRQRVSAETEPEIMTKGHHKQRLVSMDEDGGLALQNTQVTSVSTQHHQDIRTVLVKEETSIIPEDVQNTNGSKHIKWNVEPISNEDTDIPGMESPEITRESRITPEFSSSQCIFYPVKVEEREMQVEVTHAHKGRVNPEASPDPNQVEHHNALCHTHEGSPPALEYQDSRVQGLLSDPTDSDYTNNQDFEPSPNLREFLLQSSDEEDGGGLELYDPQINSEAEIMAYFNQNQTNSSNLPDQTSSKKPIDYFCKYFGWDTWVEIAEYTDRASRISNPVTPNEVAHFVGIHIAMGTLKFPCSKLYWEDLTKVPLIAEAMALPRFLELSHKLKLNSPASVSAPRNAANCPNAVQGKASPSRYCKKLLGDQTNETAALQSQTDPLWKIQPLLLRFKAGCQSLRQEDHYAIDHYPLHLTGRMHSNQISLYCTSLIGFSGSLSRVELTLNFADKENAVKKMVSKGTMVFLCKQELSTPAMLEHLLAAGVNGAGMVGGSRGQVGDEFVSSDGRLMLRRSHRGFILSTAGSSLKSMTSLIDNFEKAQMLARLNKGLQNLYTTPFTASTPTCWPQAVLWYLTDLALVNSWLQYRQEIGTKSVPLTLMAFRLEVSKALIFSGSDTQDSVPPHSPTEPVHARNETSNPVMTEGSPLPDAATRYDGSDHWPEQLGEGEGGRCRFGDCQRMSRVLCLKCCVFLCISRNHNCFLNFHSQRSLEKK from the exons atggcGAAaggtacaaaacaacaaaaacctacgCAAATACAAAAACCAAAACCAGCAAAGCTGCctatgtttaaaaagaaaaaacaaacaaaaaaagtacaaaaggaACAGGCCAAGAGTCAAAAGGGTGAGAAGACCAAAGCAGACTTAGTAGAGGAAGAAAGAGGGGAACGAGTAGACATTTTGAATTCACACTTAACACAAGACTGTCTACTTCTACTGAAAGGTCATAAACAGCCCCAGCTGAAAGTTTACAAGTTAGACCCTTCAAAAGCATCTGGTCAGGCACCCGATCCTATGACTCATGAGCTCCAAACAAATACTCAAAGTGATGGCAAACAGCAAAATCATCCAATAGGTGAGTCCCTGGCCCTGGGTAAGAAAAAAGGAGGGAGAACCAAGACGAACCATAAAGCTCTTTCATTGCTCTCCTCACTAAAGAATTCCTGTAAAACACCAGAGACCCCAACAACCAAGCCAAAGACCACCAGGAAACGTAAATCCTCCTCAAAATTAGAGATCGAAGGTATAATAACCTCTTCCAAGCGTTCTTTAGATTGTAAAGAATGTGGTGAGATGTTCAGTGATGTCTCATCCCTTCAgaaacacaagacaactacacaTGTTGTTGAGAGTCCCAGTTTGacttatacaaatggaaacatctTTGAAGGTGTCTCAAACGTGAATCTTTACCAGCTTCCCAAAAGTCCAAGGCAGTGTGTTGGGGTGATGAGCACTGCTACAGACTGGgatactgagcctgaaattgCAATGGAAGACAGGGAGCAAAACTTATCTTTTCCTGCTTTAATTCCATCCCCATCTTTAACCATTCCTCCTGCAATTCTGCAAAGTAATTGTTTTGATGATACAGGTGGGCCTGCGACTGATACAAATCAACAATCTCATACCTCTCCAGAGTTGGATTTATCAActgttaaaacacaaaacactctTTTAAATTCCCCACCCCAATTGTCTTTGAATTCTTCTAGTAAGACTTCTGAATCGGTGAAAACAAAAGAGCTTGTGTCTCCTGTGGATGAAAAGCTTGAACAAAGGTCTGCGATCAAACTCACCTCTGTATCTGAAGTTGTGGCTGCCATAGATGATGACCTCAAAGAGGAATTacttcttgatgttaatttagtCACCGTTGGTGAGAAAACTGAGGATGAGGATTCAACATGTGATGGAGTTAGTATTccccaaaacaaatcaaatgaatTTGAGTGTGATTCAAGAGAGCAAGGACCAGCTAAAGATCAACCTGTGCAAAGTCTTGCTTCGCAAACTGTGTCATGTTCAATTAATAGAGTGGAagtcaaagaagaagaagaagaattgttGGTCCAGAGGAAAAAGGTCAGAGGAAAGAGAGCAGTTAAAGACAAGGAACCTGGAGGCatgagaagaggaaaaaaatcccTAAGAAAGGATGTCGCAACTAAACAAGCATTGATTGGCAATTCTGACAAAGAGATGAACTCAGAGAAGAAACATGGTGAATGTCGGGTCGTTTTTGAAAAACATCCTGCCATCTTGGGGTCTGACCAGGAAACTGATGCTAATAACACTACTGCTACATTACTGCCTTCTACTTCCTCTGCATGTGATTGCTCTCATGACGAGGAACAGGTTGTGTTTGAGCTCAAATCAGTGACCACAAGTGTTCATGAGGTTATGAACAAATCGGGACTGCCGGGAGGAGAAGAACATAACAGAGCAAGTGATCAGTCTCCCCTCATCACACTGGAGAAGTTTCTTGCTTCAAGACAGAGAGTTAGTGCAGAGACTGAGCCAGAAATAATGACAAAGGGCCATCATAAGCAG CGTTTGGTTTCCATGGATGAAGATGGAGGCCTTGCTCTGCAAAACACACAAGTCACAAGTGTATCAACACAACATCATCAAGATATAAGGACTGTGTTGGTGAAAGAGGAAACTAGCATCATTCCAGAGGATGTACAGAACACAAATGGcagcaaacacataaaatggaATGTGGAGCCAATCAGCAATGAAGACACAGATATTCCAG GAATGGagagtccagaaatcacaagaGAGTCTCGCATCACTCCAGAATTCAGCTCCAGCCAGTGCATCTTTTATCCTGTGAAGGTAGAGGAAAGAGAGATGCAGGTGGAAGTCACCCATGCACACAAAGGTAGGGTGAATCCAGAGGCATCCCCAGACCCAAATCAAGTGGAGCATCATAATGCACTTTGTCATACAC ATGAAGGAAGCCCTCCTGCATTAGAATACCAGGATTCAAGGGTTCAAGGTCTGTTGTCTGATCCAACAGACAGTGACTATACTAACAACCAAG ATTTTGAGCCTTCACCAAACCTTCGGGAGTTTCTGCTCCAGAGTTCTGATGAAGAGGATGGTGGGGGTTTAGAACTTTATGATCCTCAGATAAACTCTGAAGCGGAAATAATGGCCTATTTTAACCAGAACCAAACTAACAGTTCCAACCTGCCTGATCAAACCTCTTCAAA GAAGCCCATTGATTACTTCTGCAAATACTTTGGTTGGGACACCTGGGTGGAAATTGCCGAATACACAGACAGAGCGTCCAGGATTTCCAATCCTGTCACACCCAATGAGGTGGCTCATTTTGTTGGAATTCACATTGCAATGGGAACTTTGAAG tttcctTGCTCAAAGCTGTACTGGGAGGACTTGACTAAGGTACCGCTGATTGCTGAAGCCATGGCACTGCCTCGTTTCCTAGAGTTGTCTCACAAATTAAAGCTAAATTCTCCTGCAAGTGTCTCTGCCCCAAGAAACGCAGCTAATTGCCCAAATGCAGTCCAAGGCAAAGCTTCCCCTAGTAGATATTGCAAGAAGCTCTTGGGTGACCAAACCAATGAAACGGCTGCACTGCAGTCACAGACCGATCCCCTGTGGAAGATTCAACCATTATTGCTGCGTTTCAAAGCCGGATGCCAGTCACTTAGGCAAGAGGATCACTATGCAATAGACCACTACCCTCTTCATTTGACTGGAAGGATGCACAGTAATCAAATATCTCTCTACTGCACAAGCTTAATTGGATTTAGTGGTTCACTCTCACGTGTGGAATTAACACTGAATTTTGCAGACAAAGAAAATGCCgtaaaaaaaatggtttccaAAGGCACCATGGTGTTCCTGTGCAAACAAGAGCTCTCCACCCCTGCAATGCTGGAGCACCTTTTAGCTGCTGGGGTTAATGGGGCTGGCATGGTGGGTGGATCACGAGGACAAGTCGGAGATGAGTTTGTCAGCTCAGATGGAAGGCTCATGTTACGCCGATCCCACCGTGGCTTCATTCTTTCCACTGCAGGTAGCAGTTTAAAGAGCATGACCTCACTCATTGACAACTTCGAGAAGGCCCAAATGTTGGCTCGTCTCAACAAAGGTCTGCAAAATCTCTACACCACTCCCTTCACTGCCTCCACACCAACTTGCTGGCCACAAGCAGTGCTTTGGTACCTCACAGACCTGGCTTTGGTGAACTCCTGGCTTCAATATCGACAAGAGATTGGGACAAAGTCTGTACCTTTGACTCTCATGGCTTTCAGACTGGAGGTGTCTAAGGCTTTGATCTTTAGTGGCTCTGACACACAGGACTCAGTTCCCCCACATTCCCCTACAGAGCCGGTTCACGCAAGAAATGAGACGTCCAACCCAGTCATGACGGAGGGCAGTCCTCTGCCAGATGCAGCTACACGATACGACGGTTCCGACCACTGGCCAGAGCAGCTTGGAGAGGGAGAAGGGGGCAGGTGTCGATTTGGGGATTGTCAGAGAATGTCTCGAGTGCTTTGTCTCAAGTGCTGTGTCTTTCTTTGTATCTCACGCAACCATAACTGCTTCCTAAATTTCCATAGCCAAAGGAGTTTGGAAAAAAAGTAG